The following are from one region of the bacterium genome:
- a CDS encoding metalloregulator ArsR/SmtB family transcription factor, which produces MQAELCKTLSNPKRLEILDILKDEGEICVNELAERLEIPKANTSQHLAVLRQAGVVNTRKDGINVYYSLRSRKITDACSLTRDILLERLEDQMGLTNMIKKNSG; this is translated from the coding sequence ATGCAGGCGGAGCTTTGCAAGACGCTGTCCAACCCCAAGCGCCTGGAAATCCTCGACATACTCAAGGATGAGGGGGAGATCTGCGTCAACGAGCTCGCCGAACGGCTCGAGATACCCAAGGCCAACACCTCCCAGCACCTGGCTGTGCTGCGGCAGGCCGGCGTGGTCAACACGCGCAAGGACGGCATCAACGTCTACTACAGCCTGCGCTCCCGGAAGATCACCGACGCCTGCTCACTCACGCGCGACATCCTGCTGGAGCGTCTCGAGGACCAGATGGGCTTGACGAACATGATCAAGAAGAACAGCGGCTGA
- the rmuC gene encoding DNA recombination protein RmuC, producing the protein MLDIFASFTVGLIIGALVLYLRTRAREVEHRERAVRLETELAHLKQTGEEQRETFKALAGDVLKDTVEQLSSINRTVLDKQQQVASGELDRRREAVESLIKPIGESLEKVNREITELEKERTRTHADLIRLMGSLDASQNALRSETGNLVKALRRPEVKGRWGELQLKKVVEMAGMLDHVDFVLQETTDGDEGRLRPDMIVRLPGGQQVVVDAKAPLDAYLEAVSAEDDERRSALLADHARHIHDHMKKLGSKNYWREFDQAPEFVVMFLPGENIFGQALAQDPSLIEKGVDEKVIPASPTTLIALLRSVSYGWNQQRLAESAEKISTLGRDLHKRLRIMALHFGELGQNLGRSVDSYNKTVGSLERNVLPQARRFTELGAAVGDGIAELPRVDKAVRSLQAPELLGEGDSVLDGEDGA; encoded by the coding sequence ATGTTGGACATCTTCGCTAGCTTCACGGTCGGTCTGATCATCGGCGCGCTGGTCCTGTACCTGCGCACCCGCGCGCGCGAGGTCGAGCACCGCGAGCGGGCCGTCAGACTCGAAACCGAACTGGCGCACCTGAAACAGACCGGCGAGGAACAGCGGGAGACGTTCAAGGCCCTGGCCGGAGACGTGCTCAAGGATACCGTCGAACAGCTGTCGAGCATCAACCGCACGGTGCTGGACAAGCAGCAGCAGGTCGCGAGCGGTGAACTCGACCGCCGGAGGGAGGCGGTCGAGAGCCTGATCAAACCCATCGGTGAATCACTCGAGAAGGTCAACCGCGAGATCACGGAGCTCGAGAAGGAGCGAACACGCACGCACGCCGACCTGATCCGCCTGATGGGGTCTCTCGACGCGTCCCAGAACGCCCTGCGCAGCGAGACCGGCAACCTGGTCAAGGCCCTGCGTCGTCCGGAAGTCAAGGGGCGGTGGGGAGAGCTGCAGCTGAAGAAGGTCGTCGAGATGGCCGGGATGCTCGATCACGTGGACTTCGTGCTGCAGGAGACGACCGATGGCGACGAGGGACGCCTGCGGCCCGACATGATCGTTCGCCTGCCCGGCGGGCAGCAGGTCGTCGTCGACGCCAAGGCCCCGCTCGACGCCTACCTCGAGGCCGTCTCCGCCGAGGACGACGAGCGCCGCAGCGCCCTGCTGGCCGACCACGCCCGTCATATCCACGACCACATGAAGAAACTGGGCTCCAAGAACTACTGGCGCGAGTTCGACCAGGCGCCCGAGTTCGTGGTGATGTTCCTGCCGGGGGAGAACATCTTCGGCCAGGCCCTGGCCCAGGACCCCTCGCTGATCGAGAAGGGCGTGGACGAGAAGGTCATCCCCGCCTCGCCCACCACGCTGATCGCGCTGCTGCGCTCGGTGTCCTACGGCTGGAACCAGCAGCGCCTGGCCGAGAGCGCCGAGAAGATCAGCACCCTCGGACGCGATCTGCACAAGCGACTGCGCATAATGGCCCTGCACTTCGGCGAGCTGGGCCAGAACCTGGGCCGTTCCGTCGACAGCTACAACAAGACCGTTGGTTCGCTCGAGCGGAACGTCCTTCCCCAGGCTCGCCGCTTCACGGAACTCGGCGCAGCCGTCGGCGACGGGATCGCCGAGTTGCCGCGGGTCGACAAGGCCGTGCGTTCGCTCCAGGCGCCGGAGTTGCTCGGCGAAGGCGATTCGGTCCTGGACGGGGAAGACGGCGCCTGA
- a CDS encoding T9SS type A sorting domain-containing protein has product MDIIDVCNPLAPEFLSRAASWDATDLIVDDGVVYVTSYTGKLTVIDIADPKAPVSMGRVPVVEEDAYGVAIKDGYAYVGSYEFGLSILDIEPLSITKSIGEGKEIGDGYVVATNGHYAYVGVWWLEHDKLTPRAGLAVYDLADPAYPTQLSRLATPGTHVRDIVSHRDWIYMAAAERGLQIVNVAAPDDPRFLATLYVDGEANGLALDGDLGYLSCGNGELLVVDLTNPGLPEVLSRLETGTYTTGLAVADGRLYVGTGEDGARAYSLASPLRPELLWIHDTAGQVYNITPDGRMLYVADGSAGITVIEVGKGIFGRPRFVDRLHTPGRAISPIVVDGILYVADMSGGVQVFDVGEPESYRHLGHVTEDICDIAIGEDVLVLADSWARTIQTAPLHCPAFSPTPVHQQVMRTPRVTAGPAIPNPFNPRTTISFAVQSAQRLTVGVYDASGRRVRGLAARHFPAGEHLLTWDGRDDRGQAAAAGIYFVRLQAELETVTRKIALIR; this is encoded by the coding sequence GTGGATATCATCGACGTATGCAACCCTCTTGCTCCCGAATTTCTGTCCAGAGCGGCGTCGTGGGATGCGACGGACCTCATCGTCGATGACGGCGTGGTGTACGTGACGTCGTATACGGGCAAGCTGACGGTGATCGATATCGCCGATCCGAAGGCCCCCGTCTCCATGGGCAGGGTGCCGGTCGTGGAGGAGGATGCGTACGGAGTGGCCATCAAGGACGGGTACGCCTATGTGGGCAGCTACGAATTCGGGCTGAGCATCCTGGACATCGAGCCGTTGAGCATCACGAAGTCCATTGGCGAGGGGAAGGAGATCGGGGACGGTTATGTCGTCGCCACGAATGGTCATTATGCCTACGTCGGCGTCTGGTGGCTCGAGCACGACAAACTGACGCCCCGGGCGGGATTGGCGGTTTACGACCTTGCCGATCCGGCATATCCCACACAGCTGTCACGATTGGCGACTCCCGGCACGCACGTGCGTGACATCGTGTCCCACCGCGACTGGATCTACATGGCCGCCGCGGAACGGGGCCTTCAGATCGTCAACGTAGCGGCGCCCGATGATCCCAGGTTCCTGGCGACGCTCTATGTCGACGGCGAGGCGAACGGCCTGGCCCTCGACGGGGACCTCGGGTATCTGTCCTGCGGCAACGGAGAGCTCCTGGTCGTCGATCTGACGAATCCCGGATTGCCGGAAGTCCTGAGCCGGCTCGAGACAGGAACCTATACCACGGGCCTGGCCGTGGCGGATGGACGCCTCTACGTGGGCACCGGTGAGGATGGCGCCAGGGCCTACTCGTTGGCGAGTCCGCTCAGGCCCGAACTCCTCTGGATTCACGATACGGCGGGCCAAGTCTATAACATCACACCGGATGGACGAATGCTCTACGTCGCGGACGGATCCGCCGGGATCACGGTTATCGAGGTCGGCAAGGGGATCTTCGGGCGGCCCAGATTCGTAGACCGGCTGCATACGCCCGGAAGAGCCATTTCCCCCATCGTCGTCGATGGCATCCTCTACGTGGCCGACATGTCCGGCGGTGTACAGGTTTTCGACGTGGGCGAACCGGAATCATACCGACATCTAGGTCATGTGACCGAGGACATCTGTGATATAGCAATCGGGGAAGACGTCCTGGTCCTCGCCGACTCGTGGGCGAGAACGATACAGACCGCGCCGCTACACTGCCCCGCGTTCTCACCCACCCCCGTCCATCAACAGGTCATGCGGACGCCCCGAGTCACGGCGGGTCCTGCGATACCCAACCCATTCAACCCCCGTACGACCATCTCCTTCGCGGTCCAATCGGCCCAGAGGCTGACGGTCGGCGTCTACGATGCGTCCGGGCGGCGCGTGCGGGGATTGGCGGCGCGACACTTCCCGGCTGGAGAGCATCTGCTGACGTGGGATGGCCGTGACGACCGGGGGCAGGCCGCCGCCGCTGGTATCTATTTCGTTCGCCTCCAGGCCGAGCTGGAGACGGTCACGCGCAAGATCGCCTTGATCAGGTGA
- a CDS encoding HDOD domain-containing protein — MSLKKIQARDLKTVVKEVPTLPIVYQQLFSKMSNPNVSVPQLAEVVTRDQSLATKILKLVNSAFYGYKKEITTISRAMVILGFRTVRNAALAISVFDYVSGAVEDSRFPVEDFWKHSLCTASICKVVGMKTGSMQQEETFVAGLLHDIGKMIMMKYFPEDFGEVCGYALDNQKSWSEAEEALLNIGHATVAKAVLRSWNFPATLVEAVQFHHSPDSGASYPSLVALTNLADYVSYELEMGAPSSLIHHECDPWSLKELGTTIQDIMAYKESILEETNQALEILQIID, encoded by the coding sequence ATGTCACTCAAAAAGATCCAGGCGAGAGACCTCAAGACGGTGGTCAAGGAGGTGCCGACCCTCCCCATCGTCTACCAGCAGCTGTTCAGCAAGATGAGCAATCCCAACGTCTCGGTGCCGCAGCTGGCGGAAGTCGTGACCCGGGACCAGTCCCTGGCCACGAAAATCCTCAAACTGGTCAACTCCGCCTTCTACGGCTACAAGAAGGAGATCACCACCATCAGTCGCGCGATGGTGATCCTGGGCTTCCGCACCGTGCGCAACGCGGCGCTGGCCATCAGCGTCTTCGACTACGTCTCGGGCGCCGTCGAGGACAGCCGCTTCCCGGTCGAGGACTTCTGGAAGCACAGCCTCTGCACGGCGAGCATCTGCAAGGTGGTCGGGATGAAGACCGGCAGCATGCAGCAGGAGGAGACTTTCGTCGCGGGCCTGCTCCACGACATCGGCAAGATGATCATGATGAAATACTTCCCGGAGGACTTCGGCGAGGTCTGCGGCTACGCCCTCGACAACCAGAAGAGCTGGAGCGAGGCGGAGGAGGCGCTGCTGAACATCGGCCACGCCACGGTGGCGAAGGCGGTGCTGCGCAGCTGGAACTTCCCCGCCACCCTGGTGGAGGCCGTACAGTTCCACCACTCCCCCGATTCGGGCGCCTCGTATCCGAGCCTGGTCGCCTTGACCAACTTGGCCGACTACGTCTCCTATGAGCTGGAGATGGGAGCACCGTCCAGCCTGATCCACCACGAATGCGACCCGTGGTCGCTGAAGGAGCTGGGCACGACGATCCAGGACATCATGGCGTACAAGGAATCGATCCTCGAGGAGACGAACCAGGCGCTGGAGATCCTGCAGATCATCGATTGA
- the selD gene encoding selenide, water dikinase SelD yields MLANLPDTRHPDLLVGYETADDAAVCRVDAGLAIVSTADFITPIVDDARTFGALAAANSLSDVYAMGGRPIMALNLLGYPQGEIPPEVIGEILAGAAEKCREAGAAIGGGHTVRDTEVKFGLAVTGVVDPGRMLLNTAARPGDRLVLTKPLGTGALAAAFKKGALDESGPDYAALVETMTSLNACGAILAGHGVAAATDITGFGLTGHALEMAAGSGVSLAIDTSGLPLLPDAVGLCGRGFTCGGTRSNRDHTARRIDYGSLDEAMIDLVNDPQTSGGLLFCVPADRCDEAREAALAAGAACVALIGEVRPGVARGPALLFS; encoded by the coding sequence GTGCTCGCCAACCTGCCCGACACCCGCCATCCCGACCTGCTGGTCGGCTACGAGACGGCGGACGATGCCGCCGTCTGCCGGGTGGACGCGGGGCTGGCGATCGTCTCGACGGCGGACTTCATCACACCCATCGTCGACGACGCCCGCACCTTCGGCGCCCTGGCGGCGGCCAATTCGCTGAGCGACGTCTACGCCATGGGCGGGCGCCCGATCATGGCCCTCAACCTGCTCGGCTATCCGCAGGGCGAGATCCCGCCGGAAGTCATCGGCGAGATCCTCGCCGGCGCGGCCGAGAAATGCCGCGAGGCGGGCGCCGCCATCGGCGGCGGCCACACCGTGCGGGACACGGAGGTCAAGTTCGGGCTCGCCGTGACCGGCGTGGTCGATCCCGGACGCATGCTCCTCAACACGGCCGCCCGTCCAGGCGACCGTCTGGTGCTGACCAAGCCGCTGGGCACCGGCGCCCTGGCGGCCGCCTTCAAGAAGGGAGCACTGGACGAGAGCGGGCCTGACTACGCCGCGCTCGTCGAGACGATGACCTCGCTGAACGCCTGCGGCGCGATCCTCGCCGGCCACGGCGTCGCAGCGGCCACCGACATCACCGGTTTCGGACTCACGGGACACGCTCTCGAGATGGCCGCCGGCAGCGGTGTGAGCCTGGCCATCGACACCTCCGGGTTGCCCCTGCTGCCCGATGCCGTCGGCCTCTGCGGTCGCGGCTTCACCTGCGGCGGCACCAGGTCCAACCGCGATCACACCGCCCGCAGGATCGACTACGGGAGTCTGGACGAGGCCATGATCGACCTCGTCAACGACCCCCAGACCTCCGGCGGCCTGCTGTTCTGCGTTCCCGCCGACCGCTGCGACGAGGCCCGCGAAGCCGCCCTGGCCGCGGGCGCCGCCTGCGTCGCCCTGATCGGCGAGGTCCGGCCCGGCGTCGCCCGGGGCCCTGCGCTCCTGTTCTCCTGA
- a CDS encoding BamA/TamA family outer membrane protein codes for MMFHLHVRFVFVAAICATLLAIPCVDAAAFGDATFGPITVEGNTATRTDLILHELGFAEGDPFDFALLDASWEHLEDLGWFAFVDLDYDDGDDGRVPVTVIVEEDRTTRWYPVIDYDPRWEVLLGARIYDINFRGRGEALSLTATWYRRHGYELTWRHPWLFGVSGLSCGLGGVWEDADFEYRDFGFTRWEAGGWVRWDFASPLFMETGASLGAFDQQGADDGLPDPWPAAKRGRTVVRGTLGLDSRDIVWYPTRGQYHRITCARIESDDFASYDAFTGDLRGFVPLPWDHVLALRAWGRRTDGHVPPEDVLHWGGAETIRGHEYASREGEEGFLLSVEYRWPLFLMTISGDGRVIGIGLHAFGDAGSNWWDGDRRGTLYGYGGGAHINISDHQFRFELAFTGEGEAVFQFMDAFNF; via the coding sequence ATGATGTTCCACCTGCATGTCCGCTTCGTGTTCGTGGCCGCGATCTGCGCGACGCTCCTGGCAATACCGTGCGTGGACGCCGCCGCCTTCGGCGATGCGACGTTCGGCCCCATCACCGTCGAGGGCAACACCGCCACGCGCACGGACCTCATCCTCCACGAGCTCGGGTTCGCCGAGGGCGATCCCTTCGACTTCGCGCTTCTCGACGCCTCGTGGGAGCATCTCGAGGACCTGGGCTGGTTCGCCTTCGTGGATCTGGACTACGACGACGGCGACGACGGCAGGGTGCCGGTGACCGTCATCGTCGAGGAGGACCGGACCACGCGCTGGTATCCGGTCATCGACTACGACCCGCGCTGGGAAGTCCTGCTGGGCGCCCGGATCTACGACATCAACTTCCGCGGGCGCGGCGAGGCCCTCTCCCTCACCGCGACCTGGTATCGGCGCCACGGCTACGAGCTCACCTGGCGGCATCCCTGGCTCTTCGGCGTTTCGGGGTTGAGTTGCGGGCTCGGGGGAGTCTGGGAGGACGCCGACTTCGAGTACCGCGATTTCGGTTTCACCCGCTGGGAGGCCGGCGGCTGGGTGCGCTGGGACTTCGCCTCGCCGCTGTTCATGGAGACGGGCGCGTCGCTCGGCGCCTTCGACCAGCAGGGCGCCGACGACGGCCTGCCCGACCCCTGGCCCGCCGCGAAACGGGGCCGCACCGTGGTGCGCGGGACGCTCGGACTGGACAGCCGCGACATCGTCTGGTACCCGACGCGCGGACAGTACCATCGCATCACCTGCGCGCGGATCGAGAGCGACGACTTCGCGAGCTACGACGCCTTCACCGGCGACCTGCGCGGCTTCGTGCCCCTGCCCTGGGATCACGTCCTGGCCCTGCGCGCCTGGGGCCGGCGCACCGACGGCCACGTACCGCCCGAGGACGTGCTACACTGGGGCGGCGCCGAGACGATCCGCGGCCACGAATACGCCTCGCGCGAGGGCGAGGAGGGCTTCCTGCTGAGCGTCGAGTACCGCTGGCCCCTGTTCCTGATGACCATCTCCGGCGACGGGCGCGTGATCGGGATCGGCCTGCACGCCTTCGGCGACGCCGGCAGCAACTGGTGGGATGGCGACCGGCGCGGCACCCTGTACGGCTACGGCGGCGGCGCGCACATCAACATATCCGATCACCAGTTCCGCTTCGAGCTGGCGTTCACCGGGGAGGGCGAAGCCGTCTTCCAGTTCATGGACGCCTTCAACTTCTGA